TGAGCACCTGCCGCAAGATTGCGTAGGCCCTCTTTCACCATTGCTTGAGCTAATACAGTTGCAGTAGTTGTGCCATCACCTGCGACATCATTAGTTTTCTCCGCAACTTGCTTAACAAGTTGGGCGCCCATGTTTTCTGCAGGATCTGATAACTCAATCTCTTTAGCAATTGTCACGCCATCATTTGTAATCAATGGTGCGCCGTAGCTTTTTGCAATTACGACATTCCGACCCTTAGGTCCAAGTGTTACCTTGACGGTATCGGCAAGAATGTTTACGCCGCGCTCCATCGCACGACGTGCTGCTTCATCAAATTGAAGTGATTTACCCATGATTACTTCTTCGCAATAATTGCTAGTACATCACGAGATGAAAGTACTAAGTACTCCTCATTGTTGTACTTAACCTCAGTGCCGCCATACTTTGAATAAAGCACGACATCACCCTCTTTAATGTCTAATGGAAGTCGATTTCCGTTTTCAAAACGGCCAGGTCCTACTGCCATCACAGTTCCCTCTTGTGGCTTTTCTTTTGCAGTATCTGGAATTACTAATCCAGATGCAGTCTTCTGCTCTGCCTCATTAGCCTTAACAACAATGCGATCTTCTAGTGGCTTAATTGAAATTGCCATCCTGATTTCTCCTTCTTAGATTCGGTATTACCCTCTTAAGGTGCCCCAGTTTTTCGATTAGCACACAGGGCCTTAGAGTGCTAAAGCCAACTTTAAAGGGCGGTGCTTATCAGTGCAAATTAAGCACTGATCTACCAGATCACTTGGGCTATGGAGGCGGCTGAATCAGCCCCAATGCCTATCTGAGAGGGCTTAACACCCTGACTGATCGCAAGGCTACCAAGAGCTGCAACCATCGCACCGTTGTCGGTACACAGCCCAATCGGTGGAATAGAAAGATTGATCTTATTGATTTCACACCTTTGTTTAGCCACCTCTCGCAATCTGCTGTTAGCAGCAACGCCTCCGGCAATAACTAAATTATCAATACCACTTTCCTTACAAGCAGCTAGAGATTTACTAAGTAATACATCAACTACCGCTTCTTGAAAAGATGCTGCCACATCAGATTTCTTATAATTTGGTGTTTGATCTAGATACCTTGCAACTGCAGTTTTAAGGCCAGAAAATGAAAAATCATATTTGTGTTTTTCTAAATCAGTGGCACCAGTTAAACCCCGTGGAAAATTAACATGCTTTAAATCGCCATCTTTTGATTGCTTATCAATTATTGGTCCACCTGGAAAACCTAAGCCCATAATTCTGGCGATCTTGTCAAAGGCTTCACCAGCAGCGTCATCAATGGTGGCGCCCATGACTTGAACATCAGTGG
The Candidatus Nanopelagicus limnes DNA segment above includes these coding regions:
- the groES gene encoding co-chaperone GroES — its product is MAISIKPLEDRIVVKANEAEQKTASGLVIPDTAKEKPQEGTVMAVGPGRFENGNRLPLDIKEGDVVLYSKYGGTEVKYNNEEYLVLSSRDVLAIIAKK
- the tsaD gene encoding tRNA (adenosine(37)-N6)-threonylcarbamoyltransferase complex transferase subunit TsaD, which produces MALVLGIETSCDETAVGIVDGRKLLANVISSSVEQHVRFGGVVPEVASRAHLEAMQQVIKQALKDAGVSIKDIDAIAVTAGPGLIGALLVGVSSASALSLALNKPLYGVNHLSAHIAVDQLDSDKKITPTIALLVSGGHSSILKVNNLATDVQVMGATIDDAAGEAFDKIARIMGLGFPGGPIIDKQSKDGDLKHVNFPRGLTGATDLEKHKYDFSFSGLKTAVARYLDQTPNYKKSDVAASFQEAVVDVLLSKSLAACKESGIDNLVIAGGVAANSRLREVAKQRCEINKINLSIPPIGLCTDNGAMVAALGSLAISQGVKPSQIGIGADSAASIAQVIW